The following nucleotide sequence is from Acyrthosiphon pisum isolate AL4f chromosome A2, pea_aphid_22Mar2018_4r6ur, whole genome shotgun sequence.
CTCGTGGGGATACTCTCATTCAACCGCGTACTCGACGTGGCCGGGCGGGGGCGGATGCACGAACTTCACGCCGCCCGCGCTCGCCACCGGATTCACCGGCTCCGTCGCCGCATCCGAGCTTCACACCTCCCTGTCGGCCGGACACCAACACGACTTGTTCACGACGTGCACGGTCAACGCTCAGACTACGGCCGCCGGTAAGTTTCTAATATCATTCTAACATATATGAACCGGTTCCAAATACCTGCACGTACGTACGTTACTGGCCCGGTTCTCCTAATTTGGATTGTGCAATTTTTTATCGgtcctaatattaatttataactcaaaagTGAATTCACATCGAAATTCACCACATATCGTGAGTGCATGCTGAAGTAGGGGACGAGGGTTATGGGTAAGGCGGTAATGTGAAAACGTTGTTTAAATCCCCGGAATTATCTAACGTcctttaaagatttaatttcttccaaaacatttttatagctaTCAACGTTTCAGACAAACGTGTGGTGATTTCGTTTTGGTTTACTTGCGTCATGTACAATAATAAGTTGGTACCTGGTTAATGTTTTGTAACCCCTAttcgtatacaatattgaatcTACTAAAGATCAATATGGTGGTAATGGTGGActgaatgaaatattaatttgagtTAGTTAAGTCAACTTCAAGATTATTAAgttactatagataatatagataggtatcaaaaaaaaaaaaatacatctcttaataagtttaaaattaatatggggcgaaatattgaattaattagtttaataaaaaatatatagttttataaattttgttttaattgccACCTGGGTCACAGATTATGATAACTGTACAACTTGATGACTTATCgcttagtttttaaataatattaatatagtaataataataatcaaactaaGAGCGCGTCgcgtattattgtttttgtttcctGTACAAAGTGATGCCACCGTTTGCGGACACGACCGTGCCGACCGTCAACGGACCGGGTGACCTAGAGCATCAGCTACTGCTGTCATCGGCGACTTCCAACTGTCACCAGCAACACGACCGGACCGGGTTCCCGACGGTCAGGGGTTACCACCAGCAGCAGTCGTCTGTTAACGACCAGTCGATGCCTCCGCCGGCGCCGGATCTGCACCCGACAATTTCGTCGGGTCCCAGGTCGACCGACTCATCGACGCCCGACTCGCCTACCGGGGCTGGTGGGTCCACCGACGACATGATGGCCATCGGCCACGCGCACGGTTACGATCAGCTGGGCGGTGGCGGTGGAGGTTACCACGGTGGCGGTCATCCGACGACGGGCATGCAGTTACCGGCGTCGTTGCAACTCTACTCTCAGCTGTACCACGCGTCCGCGGCCGGCAACATGACCAGacaccatcaccaccaccatCACTACCACCAACCCGGTGACGACGaaggcggtggcggtggcgtcGGCGTCGACGACGATCATTTGCAGGTCAGCGGCGCCTCCCAGAGGCCCACCCAACAGGCCGTGGCCGCGACCGACCACGGGGCCGTCTGGAGACCTTATTGAGTGGGTAGAAACGACATGACACGACGGCCGTCCGTGGATCTGCCTAGCCTATACATGTATGCCTTcctaaactattatttttattacgatgtgttttaatatattattatgatatcaggCGAaactatttagatttaaaataactaaaataactcgtaatattataatgtaataattattgtatacgactAAGACTATTCCTAGAtcaatagatcataatattattattattattattattaaacctactacctataatatataatatagtcatatattataatacgatgtaTATAAACCTTGTGAttcacgtaatataataatatatgtatattataatgttataatatacgatgtgCAATATTAAACgatattctattaatatattttatgatcttCTCGGTACAcacaactacataataatatgactataacaATAGACAAGTAtccctatattgtatattattattgtcgtgatatataatatttctgacGGCGGCGCACGCGGTTTCGAGTTTCGTTTCTCGTCAGCCCATGGTAGACGGTTGGTTGGAAATCTCTCGgcaaaatgttataatgttgtGACGACGACGAGCGAAAAACGGTGACGGGGAGGGGCAGACGGAGGCGGACGCTGCGCAGcgcatgtatatataataataataataataataatatagttctcGCATATCGAAAACCGCCGAGCGGCGCGCAAATGAACTTTTGGCCGCCGTAATAAGACGGGACCCGTGAGCAGGCGGAGACGGGTTGTACGTACACGGACCCGCGTGTAGATTCCACAGTCATGTATTATTCATTACGGTGGGCCGCCACACGCGCGCCGCGCCgcacatattgtataatattctacgCGAGAAGATTCTTCCGCCGCCGCGGGTTGTAAGTAACCTACAGCTCCGAGCCGCCGGGGAATATAATGTTAGAACTATACACGGACGCGGGGAGTTATGACGAGCGGAATTCATTATCTTACTTGCGGCGAGGCGGGCGCGGGCGAAGGAATTCATAACTCCCGCGACTTTCCCCGCGAGACCAATTGGCGGCGCGGCGCGTACACGTACGCGCGCGAGCCCGCCGACGGTGTATTATACGcgtagtattgttattattattattatcatatatatatatgtacacgtaataacaatattaagcGCGATGCCCTTTTGTTTTAATTCGAAAGTCTCATCTCGTATTCACCAGCCGCCGCGCCGCCCGGAAgccgttaattataatatccctCGCTCGACCAGAACGCGCGCGCGCGCATTCTAACCCGAATTATAGTCGGGGACTATACCCGCGCGTTATGCATAATAACATTTAGGGCCCGGCCGTAAATGCCCTAAAGACGaattgtgaaaaatgtattgaaaaataaccaCCACAATCCATTTCCGACGCAATATTATGACCCACTTTATTACTACCGAAGATTTTTGCCGACAGGTGCGAGAGTAAAACGATGGTTTAACTTTCGGCGATTTCAACTTTTCTTTATCTTAAAACTATAAGTAATACGacaaaaaaattctgaatttaGGTATACGCTTAGGCTTTATAAGAATACTCGAAATAAATGTGATATCAATGTAACTTTTAAAgcgaatacttaaaaaaaaaaatttcacactAAAAGCTTGTACTTATAGGATgtgttaataatatgaactaaaagttaaaattgttacGTTGTTTACGCGTCATGCGAGGATGTTATCATATGAACATaaaatgtaaccaaaagtttatgtctTGTAAGTACCGTGGTATATAGATTTGAGTGTCTGGTTGTGCAAGGGATAGGCATGATATGCGAGTCCAGCACTTTTTGTGACTTCCGCTTTACCTCGTTGCACTGACGCTGAAAGGACAAATGgtcgctttccaacgcttcaaccgtcatcaaaaaccaaacttgcaattaaaacttgaaaaaaaatgcatttcttAGATCTTAAAAAGTAaagtttattatgtttattgagcttaagcccggTTACTATGGTCATCAGCTGTTTATTGTTGTTTGTAGGGAGGAGGAACGGTCGGAACGGTTAAGGAACCTGTGTTTTTAGGTTTGGCGGAATTTCAAATTGGGCACCCGTGAGTTTTTTCCATGCCCGgttgggggatggcggcctcaCTCTCTAGACCAGGGAGAGGAGCCACCTGTGGTCGAGATTCGAATCGGCGACGGTGCGCGTCGAAACTGACGCCGTtgtccactcggccactccgttcctcttattattgtgttttatttcaaatagtaggtacaataagtacatattatcatataaaagaagatattattattatgaagaaataCTAAGATTCAAATATTACTAACAGGCCTCGCCTCTTTTTTAATTATCTGACCAAATGAGAATAACTGTCGAAGAGTACCGcctaatattacataggtaggtgtattataatatatatatataatttccgTGAGTCCGTGAAAAAAGGGaaactgtataattaaattacccatATTACTCAGTAacttatgcatatttttaaattctgtttgCGGGACACGAAACTAGACTATTGGATCATCAATCATCTGCAGACATAATTCTAATTTATGTATAGGGTACTAAGTAATATAGGACGTATAGTAACGGATTTATGTAGTGTACCCTGCATGTACACACGTTTGCCACTATTTGGGCACTATTCCAATATGATGGTTTTTAACAGAACGTTAAATttggtacaattattatttgcgtTCAACAGTTTGTGAAAAAGGCTGGTTTCGGTCGGAGGCACTTTTATTGGATTAAAAACACAATGCTAACGTACAAAAATCACTTGGGCCGCGTGCAGTTACAGTTGTCGCTTGTTCGTGTGCAACCGCCGTCACACCGATACGGTCTTGCGAGTTTCCCGACAACAGCGGGACTGCGAGGTTAAGTTATAGAAGATTAGGTATAAGTACCTGCGAAAAAGCCTAGGAATTACGACAACgttgtaaaataatgttttatttgtaataatatatgtatattaaacgcGAAAACGGTTGAAATACGCTAAGACTTTGAATTCCGTTCTC
It contains:
- the LOC100166688 gene encoding runt-related transcription factor 1-like; protein product: MVVKGAQMTGGVGGIAATGSGSDDGLSDAYAKMTADILAERSLGDFLSEHPGELVRTGSPFLVCTILPTHWRSNKTLPVAFKVVALGEVPDGTAVTIRAGNDENFCAELRNCTALMKNQVAKFNDLRFVGRSGRGKSFTLTITVSCSPPQVTTYNKAIKVTVDGPREPRSKTRQQQQFHAFAFGQRPFLSTHFANPLDPLHRTADPLAFRMPAMANCQNMGQFAPHHSWGYSHSTAYSTWPGGGGCTNFTPPALATGFTGSVAASELHTSLSAGHQHDLFTTCTVNAQTTAAVMPPFADTTVPTVNGPGDLEHQLLLSSATSNCHQQHDRTGFPTVRGYHQQQSSVNDQSMPPPAPDLHPTISSGPRSTDSSTPDSPTGAGGSTDDMMAIGHAHGYDQLGGGGGGYHGGGHPTTGMQLPASLQLYSQLYHASAAGNMTRHHHHHHHYHQPGDDEGGGGGVGVDDDHLQVSGASQRPTQQAVAATDHGAVWRPY